A segment of the Bactrocera neohumeralis isolate Rockhampton chromosome 3, APGP_CSIRO_Bneo_wtdbg2-racon-allhic-juicebox.fasta_v2, whole genome shotgun sequence genome:
GGAATAGTTTTATGACGGTAAGTTtgtatgtgcttttgtttttgttttggttgtaCATATAActacacatacatttatttatttatgattttaccTATCGTGCGCTTTCAGCTGTTGAGGCCACGTTGAAATTACTctacatacatgtataagtacatgtgtatgtatgtatgtatatggatgtaTGCTTGAAGAGCAAGTGGCAGCAATGTAAGGTAAACGGCAAAatgttataaaacaaaaataaactgcgcagtattccaaaaaaaaaatctcaaaaacaaAGGaactatatattataatagACGGCAAGACGTCTGATAAAGCCCCCAACCGGTCTCCCATTTTGCGCGACCGAGAGCTACGCAGAGAGCGAGCgccaagcaaaaacaaaaacaactatacGAAAAATACCGTGTCGACAGTGGCAATGACAacgaaaacaaaactaaaagcAGAGTCAAATCAGAAAACGGCGCTTTTTGCACCGGCTCTCCGCTGGGTATATAAAGGAAAGTGCGCAGCAAAAATCCAGTTTAATTGAATAACACAATTCGTGAAGTGAAGACATACCGTTCAAAGGTGCTGAATAAGCAACTTGTTtagaagaaagcaaaaaatcaaagctttaaattttcaagtaataTCCTCAAACAAAGAGAAGCAACTGAAAGAAAGTGTTGAACTCgaaggaaattaaaaacaaaagctgCAAAAAGCAACCGCAAGATCTCATTTGTAATTTATCAACTGCAAAAccaaagtaaaaacaaaatgtcTGAGGCTTATTTCGATGAATACGAGCACTACAACTTCGACCACGACAAGCACATCTTCTCGGGCCGCAGTGGCAAGCAACGCAGCAAGAAGGAGGCCAGCGAGCACACTAATCACTTTGATCCTAACGGACATTCACGCAAATTAGTTACTAAATTTATGAATACCAATAACAATCGAAAGACGTGTGCCGCCAAGAATTGAGTGTTGGTCCAAAGTGAGGAGGTAGAAGTAGTGCAGCAGCCGCAGCAGCAGAAACAGAAGCAGAAGTACAAACGCGTTAGTGAGgagcaaaaagtgaaaaaatatataaaaatcgaaaaGGAGACAAAGCAGAAACCTAAGAAGAAGAAAGCGGGCTTAATTGGAGCTACGTGGCGTCGTAATAAACctaacacaataaaaaattttgaacgtTAGAGTAGAGCTTATTGAGTAGAAGTGCAGAAGTTTGACTAAGGAGCAGAAGGAGGAACAGGAGGATCGTCGTCTAGCAGCTGAAATAGGATAACGAGTTTTGGTGGGATTTTGTACCAGGCGTAAGCTAAATTAAGGAAAGGGGGTGCGCAGCGTCGCGGCGAAGTATTATTGACGGCGTGTGTTGACGGCCAACCACTTGCAGAAACTGCCATTTTTACATACTGACGTATAATTGTGCAGCGTATGCAAGTTGGGCGGCGGTTCACACAtcaaagcaaatacaaatacaaaaagaaatattaaaattagagaaaaatttgcattgcgaatattattatatgtgtgaaaattttgaaacacaATATTTCGTACTATTGTTAGCTATAACGTTACTTCGTAACATAAGTAATTAGTATAGATATACTGTTTCTGCAAAGTTTTAGGTAGTTTTcttaaaacaagtttttttttataaactcacaAATTGTATAACGTGACACATCTCGCACCTGTTTATGCATTCTGTGTAATGCACTAATAACACTTTggtttatttatgattttaacatttgtattaatttcttctgatattcatattattgtattgtaattagaattaaaaaacaaaaaaaaaagttgagacTGTTTAAAGCATGAAGCTGCAGTTAAATTATAACtcattgaataaatatttaataaaatatagaactaaaattaaatctaaacaaaaacttttgttttttatttttaaatagcgGTTATTTTGTCTTTGActtttagatatgtatgttgttgtacCGAGTCGACAGTCCTTaaccggataaaaaatccgggcTCGTTcaggttacgtagacccgactgtcctGGGCTTTTAGATTTCGTAcataatgatatatgtatgtatgtacatatgtatgtatatgtatgtatgtacatatgtatgtatgtatatgtatgtatgtaggaagtAGGCGTGAATTAGAAATTTAACTCCGGAGCCACACGGTAACAATATGTTGAGAGCCAGACGTCAACGTAGGCACCCCTGATCTATAGGACCCATTCGCAGGACAATCGGTGTTGCGTAATCGTAACGGATCCGGTTTTATATCCggccaagaactgtcaacttAATCgccttttataaaattttttgttttctaccgctacaacaacagatTTAAAATCTATCGAGTAGTTTGCGCTAAAACCTTTAcccaaaatgccaaaaaaatacatatttatattttgaaattaattcatAGTTCTGGTAAAGTGACGATAGGAAGATTGGGTGTGAATTTTTGAATTACCAAAATAATTAACAGCAatcaaatttttgcttttgtacaCAAAAAACTGTCAATAAGTTATAATGtatttagtatatgtatgtatctattgCTGTATCACAAACTGTCAGTCGTTCGCTGGTAACCCTACCGAAATTAAGGTCTTATTGATATTTCTTGCAGTAGAAACCTGAAAAAGAACCAACTCTGGCtttgaacaaaaacttttaaattcgtTCTTTCCAGCTAGCTCACCATTCAAACAACAAACatgttcgatttttttttcaaaattttagtttttttttaattttaaattttttttgtaattttaatttttttcaaaaagtttaattttttcaaaaattttatttaattctaattttattttttttccaaaaagtttaatttttttcaaaaattttcttttttttttaagttttatttttttttcaaattttttttttaattttattctttttttcaataatatttattttgttcatttttttatttttttttcaaaatttcaatttttttttcaaaaactttttttttaattttttattaaattattccacctacatacataaatatacatataacgactgaacaagacttaaaaaacatatacttactgtatgtatatacatacatacatatgtacatacatacatatgtatgtacataataaatataCTTAATGCTGCTGGGGATTAATTTCGACACTTGTTTGCTaaaaattaacatacatacatacatatgtatgtaagtatgtataaatataccatacatacatattcatataaatttcgCCTTGTTTGTAATTGCACCGAgatttattctaaattttgttgtaatattcGTATACGaacatgtatttatgtatataaatatattttaaactgcACAGTGTTGTAATCGTAACACGTATAACGGTACATTTTTCTTTTCCGCCATACAAATTTAGTGCTTTcggttgtttgttttgttgctgcgtttttttgatttttataatattcaacGTTGTTATAAATAACTAACCGACCGCTTTGGCTGTGTCCGATTTGCTTTAATCGTAGatacgcatatgtgtgtgtctgtggtCTGAACTCAATTGCACTCGCTCCACTAAATTCTTGACGTTGTTGTAAAATACAGATTTTTAGTTATCGCAGgcatatatgtaccatatatacatacatacatatgtatgtatttatgtacatgtgtaaatCTATATACAGTGAAGTTTTCCATTGAGAACAGTTCTGATAACCGGACAGCTCCCATAAATGGACAAATTTTATGAACACATAATTTTCATGCAAAAGCAATTCCTATAAGCGGACATGAGAATGTTCCAATGACCGGACACGGACactattttggtaatatttcgttcaaattaACTCTGTAAAACAGAcaagatttcataaaaattgtgAACAATTTATAGTTcctgtttttttaattctggctaatttttgatgttttaaaatagtttttaagaaCAATATGTAAAGTGGTCATAGTAAACAAATTCTCCTGAGCTGGTGCCGTCTAGTTCGCTGTGGGTCAACGGAAACTTAGGAGATAATTGTCATCCACTCACTAATGCCTGACTTATTTATTAGttcaatagaaaaatatacatatttatagttcTGAGTTGCAGCTTCCGACTCTAAGTAACTGTATATTAAACACTCGTTTTTCCACGCCTCCATATATGGGTAGCTCCCTTAGCCGGACAAGAACACTGCAATGGTGTCCGGTTTTACTGtacatactactatgagcaaaaaataataagacttttttcataattttcaaattcttaatttattcttcaaaatctgtCCCCTCCCTCTTGACCCCAATACCCTTGTCCCAAcgttttttttccaatcctcgaaatacatacatacatagttgttaaagtcaattcgGAATCGTATTATCGTGGTgaaaaaaccaagagttgtcggcccctaatttcggcctctttttacgaatagcttcgcgcaaacgacttTTCAAACTCAAATAGTGTTCCTTGTGGACAGtgtggccggtcggaaggaattcggtgTGCACctcacctcgataatcgaagaaaattgtcaacataaccttgattttagACTTGCTTTGACGTGATTTTTTGTCTTTAGCTCACCTTTTCcatgatattcggccgattaatcctctgtttccgggtcgtaagcgtagatccaagactcatcgccagtaataatacgtttcatgacatcttggTACACCGAAAACACTTATTCATAGACGTTAACGCggcgctgtttttcgaaaaaatttagtgagttcactttcacttttcttaggcctaaATGATCTtctaaaatggttttcactgatccttccgatattccaacgatgacaataagatatgtatgtacatttatgcaTGTATATCTCAGCTTTGTATAGGTAGAACTGCCTAAAATCGCATACATTCCATAtcatgcaatatttattttcttaattgaaGGAATATGATATTTTGTACTATATAcacaaatctacatacatatgtatatatatatatatatacatatatatttgtatatatgtaagtatgaagaTATAAGTTTTGTATAACATTTATCAAGGTCACCGTCGaagtattcataaaaaaatgcatttccgTGCGCCTTTGTTTGAAATTACAATtcatgtacatgcatatgtatgtgtgtgtgtacgtgcctatatatatgtacatacatatgtatctaaatatgaaaatatttcaaaatacattcGTGCAGTTCTGTTTATAGTTTTACGAATTGCAGCGCAGAAATAtggaacgaaaaaaaataaaggtgAAAATAACAGATTATTATATTaccgatatatatgtatgtgtgtatgtatgtatgtacttatatacgaATGTACATTCATAACAAATTAGAAGCAAAGCAAAGTGAAAATATTAGTGGCAAGCCCTATAAAAGCTTCTAAGTTTTCTTTTTCTAAAACTAAAGTGGAACAGTGGGATAATTTATTGGCATAGCGAATATTTAGAGTCAAATactagatatgtacatacttatatacatatacatatgtatgtacataagtgttcTAAGTTCAACAATTTGACAATTAAAGCGGGCATTCCATTaataaatacagttatttttGAATGTAAAGTAGAACGGTGAGCGCAGTAAATCATAGCAAAGCAACAATTATTCA
Coding sequences within it:
- the LOC126752346 gene encoding nuclear protein 1, with amino-acid sequence MSEAYFDEYEHYNFDHDKHIFSGRSGKQRSKKEASEHTNHFDPNGHSRKLVTKFMNTNNNRKTCAAKN